The Oscillospiraceae bacterium genome contains the following window.
GCGGCCAAGGCGTTAATGGCCCGCTGCCGTGCGTTCCTTTTCCCGACCCTGTATGAGGGCTTCGGCATCCCCCCGCTTGAGGCTGCCGCCTGCGGTGCGCCCGAGATCATTGTCAGCGATACCCCCTGTATGCGCGAGGTCTACGGCCCCAGTGCCGCCTATATCGACCTTGCCGTCAACCACGGCGATGTTGACAGCATCACCCCCGCACAGGCACCCGCCGCCGCCGTGCTGGCCCGCTACAGCTGGGACCGCAGTGCAGAAAAACTGCTGCAGATCCTTACGGCGTAACCACACTGTTCCAAACGCTGCCCTGCGCAGCAAAAAACCGCCCGCCGCTTTCCAGTGGAAAGCGGCGGGCGGTATCGGTTTTATCGCATCCCAAATTTCCGGTCAAGACTCCGGTACTGCAGTGCCTCCGAAAGATGGGCGGCGTCAAGCAGCTCGCTGCCGTCCAAATCGGCCACGGTGCGGGCCACCCGCAAAATGCGGTCGTAGGCGCGGGCGCTGTAGCCCAGACGCTCAAACGCGCCGCGCAGGATCTTTTCGGCGGCGGGGGTCATGCGGCAGTAGCGGCGCAGGGCGCTGGACGGCAGCTGCGCATTGCACCGCACACCGGGCAGGGCTTGGTAGCGCTCACGCTGCAGGGCGCGGGCATCGATGACCCGGGCGCGCACATCGGCGCTGGACTCGCCGCCCTGCTCGGACGCGAGATCGTCATATTCAACCGGAAGTGCCTCCACATGCAGGTCGATGCGGTCCAGCAGCGGCCCTGAAATGCGCCGCCGGTAGGCGTCCACGGCGCTGGGCGTGCAGGTACACTCCCGTGTCGGGTGGCCGAGATACCCGCATTTGCAAGGGTTCATGGCGGCCACCAGCATAAACTTGCAGGGGTAGGACGCACTGCCGTGTACGCGGCTGACGGTGACCTTGCCATCCTCCAGCGGCTGGCGCAGCACCTCCAGTGTGTCGCGTGCAAACTCCGGCAGCTCATCCAAGAACAGCACACCGTTGTGGGCCAGACTGACTTCGCCGGGGCGGGGTACGGACCCGCCGCCCACGATGGCCGTGGAGCTGACGCTGTGGTGCGGGCTGCGGAACGGCCTTTCCCGGATAAGCCCGGCGCCGCCCCGCAAAAGCCCGGCCACTGAATAAATCGCGCTTGTTTCCAACGCTTCCTCATAGCTCAGCGGCGGCAGAATACCCGGCAGCCGCTTGGCAAGCATCGACTTTCCGGTCCCCGGCGGGCCTACGAGTAGAAGATTATGCCCGCCGGCCGCTGCAACCTCCATGGCACGGCGGGCCTCGCTCTGCCCGCGCACATCGGCCATGTCAGGCCCGAGCCAGACGCCGTTTTCATCGTACCCATCGGGTGCGGCGGGGGTGATGGGTTCCGCGCCGCAGAGGTGCAGCACAACATCCTGCGCACTGCGCGCGGGATAGACGGTCAGCCCCTCCGCTACGGCAGCCTCGGCGGCGTTCTCGGCGGGCAAAAACAGCTCCTTTACGCCGTTTTGCACCGCGGCCAGGGCCATCGGCAGTACACCGGTCACGGGGCGCAGTGTGCCGTCCAGCCCCAGCTCACCCAGAAATGCCCGCTCGCCGCCGGGGGCGGGCAGCTTGCCCTGCGCGGCCAGTATCCCCACAAATACCGGCAGGTCATATACCGGCCCGGTCTTGCGCACATCGGCGGGGGCCAGATTGATCGTGATGCGGCTGGCGGGCCACGCATAGTGCAGGTTTTTCACGGCGCTGCGTACCCGCTCGCTGCTCTCCTTGACGGCGGAGTCCGGCAGGCCGACCAGATTGAACTGCGGCAGCCCGCCCGCAAGATCAGCCTCGACCTGCACAAGAT
Protein-coding sequences here:
- a CDS encoding YifB family Mg chelatase-like AAA ATPase, producing MYAKVTSLGVTGLAGYLVQVEADLAGGLPQFNLVGLPDSAVKESSERVRSAVKNLHYAWPASRITINLAPADVRKTGPVYDLPVFVGILAAQGKLPAPGGERAFLGELGLDGTLRPVTGVLPMALAAVQNGVKELFLPAENAAEAAVAEGLTVYPARSAQDVVLHLCGAEPITPAAPDGYDENGVWLGPDMADVRGQSEARRAMEVAAAGGHNLLLVGPPGTGKSMLAKRLPGILPPLSYEEALETSAIYSVAGLLRGGAGLIRERPFRSPHHSVSSTAIVGGGSVPRPGEVSLAHNGVLFLDELPEFARDTLEVLRQPLEDGKVTVSRVHGSASYPCKFMLVAAMNPCKCGYLGHPTRECTCTPSAVDAYRRRISGPLLDRIDLHVEALPVEYDDLASEQGGESSADVRARVIDARALQRERYQALPGVRCNAQLPSSALRRYCRMTPAAEKILRGAFERLGYSARAYDRILRVARTVADLDGSELLDAAHLSEALQYRSLDRKFGMR